A window of Selenomonas ruminantium subsp. lactilytica TAM6421 contains these coding sequences:
- a CDS encoding RNA-guided endonuclease InsQ/TnpB family protein: MIKSVRIRLLPNNKQKTKLFQFAGASRFAYNWALDKQMENFREGRKLQSDYDLRKEFTVLRNSGEYLWLLGISNNVTKQAIKDLCIAYKNFFRKQKQPGYVKYSPKKLDHLVRIGRKPTVYDMNGHPKFRSKKNGDFRFYQDNVKIQFTNTHVKLESIAGSKKKNRQRLNWIRLAEKGRIPVGMKYTQPRITFDGENWWLGIGFVVKYKLKPMRGLKFVRKHSKRSYTEGVGIDLGIKDLAIISDSTVVKNINKSHTIRKLKKKRHRLQRQVSRKYQMNKKGERYCKTSNLIKSEKRLLRINHRLADIRANHVHQATRIIINRKPRFICLEDLNVQGMMKNKHLSEKVQEQNFYEFRRQIEYKAHWARIPVVIADRWFPSSKTCVECGYINKDLKLSDRTYVCPVCGNVIDRDFQASLNLKHYGETELSKSAS, from the coding sequence AGCAAATGGAGAATTTCAGGGAGGGCAGAAAACTTCAAAGTGATTATGACCTTCGCAAAGAATTCACTGTTCTGCGTAATTCTGGAGAATACTTGTGGCTTCTAGGTATATCCAACAATGTCACTAAGCAGGCTATCAAGGATTTGTGTATAGCATATAAGAACTTCTTTCGTAAACAGAAACAGCCTGGATATGTCAAGTATAGCCCTAAAAAATTGGATCATCTTGTTCGTATTGGCAGGAAACCAACAGTCTACGATATGAACGGGCACCCTAAGTTTCGCAGCAAAAAGAATGGTGACTTTCGTTTCTATCAGGACAATGTAAAGATACAGTTCACCAATACGCATGTCAAACTGGAGAGTATTGCGGGCAGCAAGAAAAAGAACCGTCAACGGCTCAACTGGATAAGGCTTGCCGAAAAGGGCAGAATTCCTGTTGGTATGAAATACACCCAACCGCGAATAACTTTTGACGGTGAAAACTGGTGGCTGGGAATTGGCTTTGTAGTCAAGTATAAGCTAAAGCCAATGCGAGGACTGAAATTTGTCCGCAAACACTCAAAACGCTCCTACACTGAGGGTGTAGGCATTGATTTAGGTATAAAGGATTTAGCGATAATCTCGGACTCTACAGTAGTCAAAAATATCAATAAGTCCCATACAATAAGGAAACTCAAAAAGAAACGACACAGGTTGCAACGTCAGGTATCGCGAAAATACCAAATGAACAAGAAAGGAGAGCGTTACTGCAAAACAAGCAACCTTATAAAAAGCGAAAAACGACTTTTACGAATCAACCACAGGCTGGCTGACATCAGAGCCAATCATGTACATCAGGCGACGAGAATAATTATAAACCGAAAGCCAAGGTTTATATGCCTTGAAGACCTGAATGTGCAGGGCATGATGAAGAATAAGCACCTGTCTGAAAAAGTTCAGGAACAGAATTTTTATGAATTCCGCAGGCAGATTGAATACAAGGCACATTGGGCAAGAATTCCCGTGGTTATTGCTGACCGCTGGTTTCCAAGCTCCAAGACTTGCGTCGAATGCGGATATATAAATAAAGACCTGAAGCTGTCAGACAGGACATATGTCTGTCCTGTCTGTGGCAATGTGATAGACCGTGACTTTCAAGCATCTTTGAATCTCAAACACTATGGAGAAACGGAGCTATCCAAATCTGCAAGCTGA